A stretch of the Medicago truncatula cultivar Jemalong A17 chromosome 5, MtrunA17r5.0-ANR, whole genome shotgun sequence genome encodes the following:
- the LOC11411187 gene encoding protein WVD2-like 7 isoform X1 produces MGETTASNSALQVSVSFGRFDNDSLSWERWSSFSPNKYLEEVEKCATPGSVAQKKAYFEAHYKKIAARKAELLAQEKEMERESFRSEENNGIDLSGNGNGNSNACETDSEFGISNTQGSCVEERDEQEIEVIPVGEIDRSHVDDLKEEEVAVSVDYQSSSVEVENKEVESGSHGSYKIDEPVKDVCIKLEEILDVEAEDVKEISHVVYKETEKASQVEEKDVKLDHPNKSKVIPVNRENNAAKTKKKPVAAKSKASQISTPVAAKSKASQISTPRYSKPTSAPTKTLASAASTKKGNPQSLPRRQVTSSVENKKAATRSLHLSMSLGPSNPEPVPHTTDPVPHTMRKSLIMDSMGDKDIVKRAFKTFQKNFNQPKTSGEEDKSSVIKQAPSRGIASKVPTSTTLRKENGRPATVERMEKRSGSVVRTLAPKSDIKSEKGKASSRKIEEKPNTKVVERTRLQTKLKEEKEVEMKKLKHDFKATPLPTSYRGQKVSKTRAEKGDAKTESRR; encoded by the exons ATGGGAGAGACAACAGCATCAAATTCTGCTTTGCAAGTGTCTGTTTCTTTTGGTAGATTTGATAATGATTCACTGTCATGGGAGAGATGGTCTTCATTCTCTCCAAATAAGTATTTGGAAGAAGTTGAGAAGTGTGCTACACCTGGATCAGTAGCACAGAAGAAAGCTTACTTTGAAGCTCATTACAAGAAGATTGCGGCCCGGAAAGCCGAATTGTTGGCTCAAGAGAAGGAAATGGAGAGGGAGTCTTTCAGATCAGAAGAAAATAATGGTATAGATCTGAGCGGTAATGGTAACGGTAACAGTAACGCCTGTGAGACTGATTCGGAATTCGGTATTTCTAACACTCAAGGTAGTTGTGTCGAGGAGCGCGATGAGCAAGAAATTGAAGTCATCCCGGTTGGTGAAATCGATAGGAGTCATGTGGATGATTTGAAGGAGGAGGAAGTTGCGGTTTCGGTAGATTACCAAAGTTCATCAGTTGAGGTGGAGAATAAAGAGGTGGAAAGTGGATCACATGGTTCATACAAGATAGACGAGCCTGTAAAAGATGTGTGCATAAAACTAGAAGAAATTCTTGACGTTGAAGCTGAAGATGTGAAGGAAATTTCACATGTTGTGTACAAAGAGACAGAAAAGGCTTCAcaagttgaagaaaaagatgtgaAATTGGATCATCCAAATAAATCTAAG GTTATCCCTGTGAATAGGGAAAATAATGCAgccaaaacaaagaagaaaccGGTGGCAGCAAAATCTAAGGCATCTCAAATTTCGACACCAGTGGCAGCAAAATCTAAGGCATCTCAAATTTCGACACCGAGATATTCAAAGCCTACATCAGCTCCAACTAAAACATTGGCATCTGCCGCTTCAACTAAAAAGGGAAATCCGCAGTCTTTACCTAGGAGACAAGTTACTTCTAGTGTGGAGAACAAAAAAGCTGCGACCAGATCTTTGCACTTGTCGATGAGCTTAGGTCCAAGTAATCCTGAACCAGTTCCTCATACTACTGATCCAGTTCCTCATACTATGAGGAAATCTCTCATTATGGATAGTATGGGGGATAAGGACATAGTCAAACGAGCATTTAAGACTTTCCAGAAGAATTTTAACCAGCCAAAAACTTCTGGCGAAGAAGACAAATCTTCGGTAATAAAGCAG GCTCCTTCAAGGGGGATTGCGTCAAAGGTTCCAACTTCTACAACTTTGCGGAAGGAAAATGGAAG GCCTGCTACCGTTGAGAGGATGGAGAAAAGAAGTGGAAGTGTTGTACGAACTTTGGCCCCGAAAAGTGACATTAAATCAGAGAAAGGGAAAGCG TCCTCAAGAAAAATAGAGGAAAAACCTAATACAAAAGTGGTAGAAAGAACGCGTCTCCAAACAAAATTGAAG GAGGAAAAAGAGGTAGAGATGAAAAAGCTAAAGCATGATTTCAAGGCCACACCCCTACCAACTTCTTATCGTGGTCAAAAAGTATCAAAAACTCGCGCAGAAAAG GGAGATGCCAAGACTGAGAGCCGTCGATAG
- the LOC11411187 gene encoding protein WVD2-like 7 isoform X2, with protein sequence MGETTASNSALQVSVSFGRFDNDSLSWERWSSFSPNKYLEEVEKCATPGSVAQKKAYFEAHYKKIAARKAELLAQEKEMERESFRSEENNGIDLSGNGNGNSNACETDSEFGISNTQGSCVEERDEQEIEVIPVGEIDRSHVDDLKEEEVAVSVDYQSSSVEVENKEVESGSHGSYKIDEPVKDVCIKLEEILDVEAEDVKEISHVVYKETEKASQVEEKDVKLDHPNKSKVIPVNRENNAAKTKKKPVAAKSKASQISTPRYSKPTSAPTKTLASAASTKKGNPQSLPRRQVTSSVENKKAATRSLHLSMSLGPSNPEPVPHTTDPVPHTMRKSLIMDSMGDKDIVKRAFKTFQKNFNQPKTSGEEDKSSVIKQAPSRGIASKVPTSTTLRKENGRPATVERMEKRSGSVVRTLAPKSDIKSEKGKASSRKIEEKPNTKVVERTRLQTKLKEEKEVEMKKLKHDFKATPLPTSYRGQKVSKTRAEKGDAKTESRR encoded by the exons ATGGGAGAGACAACAGCATCAAATTCTGCTTTGCAAGTGTCTGTTTCTTTTGGTAGATTTGATAATGATTCACTGTCATGGGAGAGATGGTCTTCATTCTCTCCAAATAAGTATTTGGAAGAAGTTGAGAAGTGTGCTACACCTGGATCAGTAGCACAGAAGAAAGCTTACTTTGAAGCTCATTACAAGAAGATTGCGGCCCGGAAAGCCGAATTGTTGGCTCAAGAGAAGGAAATGGAGAGGGAGTCTTTCAGATCAGAAGAAAATAATGGTATAGATCTGAGCGGTAATGGTAACGGTAACAGTAACGCCTGTGAGACTGATTCGGAATTCGGTATTTCTAACACTCAAGGTAGTTGTGTCGAGGAGCGCGATGAGCAAGAAATTGAAGTCATCCCGGTTGGTGAAATCGATAGGAGTCATGTGGATGATTTGAAGGAGGAGGAAGTTGCGGTTTCGGTAGATTACCAAAGTTCATCAGTTGAGGTGGAGAATAAAGAGGTGGAAAGTGGATCACATGGTTCATACAAGATAGACGAGCCTGTAAAAGATGTGTGCATAAAACTAGAAGAAATTCTTGACGTTGAAGCTGAAGATGTGAAGGAAATTTCACATGTTGTGTACAAAGAGACAGAAAAGGCTTCAcaagttgaagaaaaagatgtgaAATTGGATCATCCAAATAAATCTAAG GTTATCCCTGTGAATAGGGAAAATAATGCAgccaaaacaaagaagaaaccGGTGGCAGCAAAATCTAAG GCATCTCAAATTTCGACACCGAGATATTCAAAGCCTACATCAGCTCCAACTAAAACATTGGCATCTGCCGCTTCAACTAAAAAGGGAAATCCGCAGTCTTTACCTAGGAGACAAGTTACTTCTAGTGTGGAGAACAAAAAAGCTGCGACCAGATCTTTGCACTTGTCGATGAGCTTAGGTCCAAGTAATCCTGAACCAGTTCCTCATACTACTGATCCAGTTCCTCATACTATGAGGAAATCTCTCATTATGGATAGTATGGGGGATAAGGACATAGTCAAACGAGCATTTAAGACTTTCCAGAAGAATTTTAACCAGCCAAAAACTTCTGGCGAAGAAGACAAATCTTCGGTAATAAAGCAG GCTCCTTCAAGGGGGATTGCGTCAAAGGTTCCAACTTCTACAACTTTGCGGAAGGAAAATGGAAG GCCTGCTACCGTTGAGAGGATGGAGAAAAGAAGTGGAAGTGTTGTACGAACTTTGGCCCCGAAAAGTGACATTAAATCAGAGAAAGGGAAAGCG TCCTCAAGAAAAATAGAGGAAAAACCTAATACAAAAGTGGTAGAAAGAACGCGTCTCCAAACAAAATTGAAG GAGGAAAAAGAGGTAGAGATGAAAAAGCTAAAGCATGATTTCAAGGCCACACCCCTACCAACTTCTTATCGTGGTCAAAAAGTATCAAAAACTCGCGCAGAAAAG GGAGATGCCAAGACTGAGAGCCGTCGATAG
- the LOC11410161 gene encoding germin-like protein subfamily 1 member 1: protein MKTQIHFHTLQLLLFTLSLFLNQCLSDPDPLQDYCIADNKNTFFLNGLPCIDPKQATSSHFATSSLSKPGNTTNMFGFSVTPTNTINLPGLNTLGLVLVRVDIAGNGIVPPHSHPRASEVTTCIKGLLLVGFVDTSNRAFTQNLSPGESFVFPKGLVHFLYNRDSKQPAIAISGLNSQNPGAQIASIATFASKPSIPDEVLKKAFQINGQEVDIIRKKLGG from the coding sequence atgaaaacccAAATCCATTTTCACACCCTTCAACTATTACTattcacactctctctctttttgAACCAATGCTTATCTGACCCTGACCCACTTCAAGATTATTGCATTGCAGAtaacaaaaacacatttttcttaaatggtttaCCATGCATTGATCCTAAACAAGCAACTTCATCACATTTTGCAACATCTTCATTATCAAAACCAGGTAACACAACAAACATGTTTGGTTTTAGTGTCACACCAACAAACACTATTAACCTACCTGGGCTTAACACATTGGGCCTAGTTTTAGTTCGTGTCGATATCGCTGGAAATGGGATTGTACCCCCACATTCTCATCCACGGGCCTCAGAAGTTACTACATGTATTAAAGGGCTTTTACTTGTGGGCTTTGTTGATACATCAAATCGTGCATTTACTCAAAATTTGAGCCCAGGTGAATCATTTGTGTTTCCTAAGGGACTTGTGCATTTTTTGTATAATCGTGACTCTAAGCAACCAGCAATTGCAATTTCTGGTCTTAATAGTCAGAATCCAGGGGCACAAATTGCATCAATTGCAACATTTGCTAGTAAACCTTCTATTCCTGATGAAGTTCTTAAGAAGGCTTTTCAAATTAATGGTCAAGAAGTGGATATTATTAGGAAGAAACTTGGTGGTTGA
- the LOC11414397 gene encoding probable galacturonosyltransferase-like 9 has translation MKSCFSKNKKKPFSMLPLRLTVVVSSLILLCSIFQPFCLGIRSFPTTNTAEHSPTPFRFSGAFSEAPEYRNGAGCPKQKSKTLFPSSCDPSLVHIAMTLDSGYLRGSIAAVHSVLRHSSCPENIFFHFISAEFDPTTPRTLTRLVASVFPSLNFKVYIFREDTVINLISSSIRLALENPLNYARNYLGDMLDTCVERVIYLDSDIVVVDDISKLWSVKMDAKKVIGAPEYCHANFTKYFTDEFWNDPLLSRVFKARKACYFNTGVMVMDLMKWREGNYRRKIENWMELQKKRRIYELGSLPPFLLVFAGNVEAIDHRWNQHGLGGDNLNGVCRSLHPGPVSLLHWSGKGKPWVRLDEKKACPLDSLWEPYDLYKPRNHLMVHGGGDKDQEIQNWSFSSSILVGYAHDFL, from the coding sequence ATGAAATCTTGTTTTtcaaagaacaagaaaaaacCGTTCTCAATGCTTCCTTTACGTTTAACCGTTGTTGTTTCATCTCTCATTCTTCTTTGTTCAATCTTCCAACCATTCTGCCTTGGAATCCGTTCTTTCCCAACAACCAACACCGCAGAGCACTCACCTACTCCGTTTCGTTTCTCGGGTGCTTTCTCTGAGGCACCCGAGTATCGAAACGGAGCAGGTTGTCCgaaacaaaaatccaaaaccTTATTCCCTTCATCATGTGACCCTTCTTTAGTCCACATAGCAATGACCCTCGACTCCGGTTATCTCCGTGGCTCCATCGCCGCTGTCCACTCCGTACTCCGCCACTCTTCCTGCCCGGAAAATATCTTTTTCCATTTCATCTCCGCTGAATTCGACCCAACTACACCACGGACGCTAACTCGTTTAGTAGCGTCTGTTTTTCCGTCGCTAAACTTTAAAGTTTACATTTTTCGTGAAGACACTGTTATCAACCTTATCTCATCTTCCATTCGTTTAGCCCTTGAAAACCCATTAAACTATGCAAGAAACTATCTTGGTGACATGCTTGATACATGTGTTGAACGTGTAATCTATCTTGATTCAGATATAGTAGTTGTTGATGATATTTCAAAGCTTTGGAGTGTAAAAATGGACGCAAAAAAAGTCATTGGTGCACCAGAATATTGTCATGCAAATTTCACCAAATACTTCACAGATGAGTTTTGGAATGACCCTTTACTCTCAAGAGTCTTTAAAGCAAGAAAAGCTTGTTATTTCAACACTGGTGTAATGGTAATGGATTTGATGAAATGGAGAGAAGGTAACTATAGAAGAAAGATTGAAAACTGGATGGAGTTacaaaagaagagaagaatctaTGAGCTAGGTTCATTGCCAccttttttacttgtttttgcaGGAAATGTTGAAGCTATTGATCATAGATGGAATCAACATGGACTTGGTGGTGATAATTTGAATGGTGTTTGTAGATCTTTGCATCCTGGTCCTGTTAGTTTATTGCATTGGAGTGGAAAAGGAAAACCTTGGGTTAGGCTTGATGAGAAAAAAGCTTGTCCTTTAGATTCACTTTGGGAGCCTTATGATCTATACAAGCCAAGAAATCATTTGATGGTTCATGGTGGTGGAGATAAAGATCAAGAGATTCAAAATTGgagtttttcttcttcaattttggTTGGTTATGCTCATGATTTCTTGTGA